Proteins encoded by one window of Leptospira barantonii:
- a CDS encoding helix-turn-helix domain-containing protein: MNLQKFLPKNPFLRQFVESFILLETEEGMENRMIPGFSFILYFRYRGRMDRVDSTEKKPLPTAGITGLQNSHRLISYSAKTSNLLVTFKEAGATAFLRESLHEFYGKTIALRDVLTPSKIEQVQEQLYESKNDEERIETIEKFLIAELDEIEMDASILDSIRKIKATSGELRIRDLIAGLPMSTDLFEKKFRRIVGASPKRFSTIVRMKRFIQDYSPAKSFTEQAQTFGYFDQSHFTKDFKTFTGLNPKEYFKTPRQW; encoded by the coding sequence ATGAACCTTCAAAAATTCCTACCTAAAAATCCTTTCTTACGACAATTCGTAGAATCTTTCATACTATTGGAAACCGAAGAAGGAATGGAGAATCGAATGATTCCCGGGTTTTCATTCATATTATATTTTCGTTATAGAGGAAGAATGGATCGAGTCGATTCGACCGAAAAAAAACCGCTTCCTACGGCCGGAATCACGGGACTTCAAAATTCGCATCGATTGATTTCGTATTCCGCAAAAACTTCCAATCTTCTCGTAACGTTTAAAGAAGCCGGAGCTACCGCATTTCTGAGAGAATCTCTTCACGAATTTTACGGAAAGACGATCGCCTTACGGGATGTTCTTACTCCTTCAAAGATCGAACAAGTCCAAGAACAACTTTACGAATCCAAGAACGACGAGGAACGAATCGAAACGATCGAGAAATTTTTAATCGCCGAATTGGACGAAATCGAAATGGACGCGTCCATTCTGGATTCGATTCGTAAAATTAAAGCGACATCGGGAGAACTCAGAATCAGGGATTTGATCGCCGGGTTGCCGATGAGCACGGATCTTTTTGAGAAAAAATTTCGGCGCATCGTGGGCGCTTCCCCGAAACGTTTTTCGACGATCGTGAGAATGAAACGTTTCATTCAGGACTATTCTCCCGCGAAAAGTTTTACGGAACAAGCGCAGACGTTCGGATATTTCGATCAGTCACATTTTACAAAAGACTTCAAAACGTTTACCGGACTAAATCCAAAGGAATATTTTAAAACTCCCAGACAATGGTAA
- a CDS encoding antibiotic biosynthesis monooxygenase family protein, whose translation MHTILIDQFTVPQEAREEFLERLNINRNFIHTLSGFVKDSVYEAKTEEGRFKVVTVAVWETEEKFQNAKSAVALEYKQQGFDINAMIQRLGMTIERGIYNEMQIS comes from the coding sequence ATGCACACAATTCTCATCGATCAATTTACCGTTCCACAAGAAGCCAGGGAAGAATTCTTAGAAAGGCTGAATATCAACCGAAACTTCATTCATACTCTTTCGGGATTCGTTAAAGATTCCGTATATGAAGCTAAGACCGAAGAAGGAAGATTCAAAGTTGTGACCGTGGCCGTTTGGGAAACCGAAGAAAAATTTCAGAACGCGAAAAGCGCAGTCGCTCTTGAATATAAACAACAAGGTTTCGATATCAATGCGATGATTCAGCGACTCGGGATGACGATCGAACGGGGAATCTACAACGAGATGCAGATTTCCTAA